In one Diabrotica virgifera virgifera chromosome 5, PGI_DIABVI_V3a genomic region, the following are encoded:
- the LOC126884239 gene encoding uncharacterized protein LOC126884239: MVVDTEKYLRLSTKRELRYIDIWFIHQCLNFHLTPKFASLKTSKNIPIKLKSEIERKLLKKQICIHYAKINSFDIELKILYDKIVEVTPFLVFQQMLQEHHEELALIKQVKFDKINKKLNYLKAERSGNKYPNNYNNNSRNQVSHFSSHKFHTRVKNLSNCNFNNEELDFLSKGLKFSTQSKPDTNNIELLCVEIDSIINSLDISISVKNNIKTACLFQLNQQYHRYTNNKKLISTYHSQTKIIKSIAQKIRTHELTITKADKGNCLIIMYNKDYVNKVENFLSDNAFIPLNKSPMNKLNTDLKAILSNHSTFFEHLQTKPKSFIISNPLTPRLYGLPKIHKLNFPIRPVVSFVNTPLSNLAQFVNKLLNDLINYSPKYTVKNTQELVSKLSSIPLPSNFIMVSFDVTNLFTNVPRQETIPIISDLLLSNNIDPQKILHITSLLQFCLSQDFFIFNNKLYRQPEGLAMGNPLSPLLADLFLDSLETKFVQSRPEIILWHRYVDDILAFIEGPTKTPNHILSLINGLHPSIKFTLETEINNSINFLDLTIEKTPSKLEFSIFRKPTQTDHIIPNSSNHPYQQKMSAFHCYVHRLLNIPMSKDNYNNEVSILKQLAVNNGYSPLIIDNIIRKKLLKIKLNQAFNTEEHTSKNCIYRSISYLGPISDKLSSVISNKVENLKISFKTKNSIKSLFSKTKDKLDKLNKSGIYKLSCGECSTTYVGRTMRTLSQRIKEHVRTPEKSNFGYHVKSTNHSFSPTKDSQILHNIPSKNYRLMNLLEDLEISREMKSNPDFCVNTQINLNCNYKPLFKYLWETVE, encoded by the coding sequence ATGGTAGTGGACACCGAAAAGTACCTTAGACTGTCTACTAAGAGGGAACTACGTTATATTGACATTTGGTTCATACATCAGTGCCTCAATTTTCATCTAACTCCGAAGTTTGCATCACTTAAAACATCTAAGAACATTCCTATTAAATTAAAGTCTGAAATAGAGAGAAAACTACTCAAGAAACAAATATGTATTCATTATGCTAAAATTAACTCCTTTGACATTGAACTTAAAATTCTGTATGACAAGATTGTAGAGGTCACTCCTTTTCTAGTTTTTCAGCAGATGCTTCAAGAACACCATGAAGAATTAGCACTAATAAAACAGGTCAAGTTTGATAAAATTAACAAGAAACTTAATTATTTAAAAGCTGAACGTTCAGGTAACAAATATCCTAATAACTATAACAATAACAGCAGGAATCAGGTGAGTCACTTTTCTTCTCATAAATTTCATACCAGGGTGAAAAACTTATCAAATTGCAACTTTAATAATGAAGAACTTGATTTTCTGAGCAAGGGTTTAAAATTCAGCACACAATCAAAACCAGATACTAACAACATTGAACTGTTATGTGTAGAGATAGATAGCATTATAAATAGTTTAGATATTTCAATATCAGtcaaaaataacataaaaacaGCATGTCTTTTTCAATTGAATCAACAATATCATAGATACactaacaacaaaaaattgatttCTACCTATCACTcacaaacaaaaattattaagtCGATTGCTCAAAAAATAAGAACACATGAACTCACAATAACTAAAGCAGACAAGGGGAATTGCCTAATAATAATGTACAATAAAGACTATGTAAATAAGGTTGAAAATTTTCTATCAGACAACGCATTTATACCACTCAACAAAAGTCCAATGAATAAGTTAAACACTGATTTAAAAGCTATTTTATCTAATCACTCAACCTTCTTTGAACATCTTCAAACTAAGCCCAAGTCATTTATTATCAGTAATCCTCTAACACCACGGCTATATGGACTTCCAAAAATCCATAAATTAAATTTCCCAATTAGACCCGTTGTCAGCTTTGTTAATACTCCTTTGTCAAACCTGGCACAGTTTGTAAACAAACTACTGAACGATCTTATTAACTATTCTCCTAAGTATACAGTTAAAAACACCCAAGAGTTAGTCTCTAAACTGTCTTCCATACCTTTGCCATCCAACTTCATTATGGTCTCCTTCGATGTGACAAATCTCTTTACAAATGTTCCAAGACAAGAAACCATACCCATTATTAGTGATTTATTATTATCCAACAACATAGATCCTCAAAAAATCCTTCACATCACATCTCTGTTACAATTTTGCCTGTCtcaagatttttttatatttaacaacAAACTATACAGACAACCAGAAGGGTTAGCCATGGGAAATCCACTCTCTCCTTTGCTAGCTGATCTTTTCCTAGATTCACTTGAAACTAAGTTCGTTCAGTCACGTCCTGAAATTATTCTATGGCACAGATATGTAGATGACATTTTAGCATTCATTGAAGGTCCCACCAAAACACCCAATCACATCCTATCTTTGATCAATGGTCTACACCCATCCATCAAATTTACACTAGAGACTGAAATCAACAACAGTATTAACTTTCTAGATCTAACTATTGAAAAGACACCTTCTAAACTAGAATTCTCAATCTTCCGAAAACCTACACAAACTGACCACATCATCCCAAATTCATCTAATCATCCATACCAACAAAAAATGTCAGCTTTTCACTGTTACGTACATAGACTGTTGAACATCCCTATGTCCAAAGACAACTACAATAATGAGGTTTCTATACTAAAACAGTTAGCAgtcaacaatggttactctcctttgataatagacaacattataagaaagaaattgctcaaaataaaattaaatcaagCCTTTAACACAGAAGAACACACTTCCAAAAACTGCATTTACAGATCTATTTCCTATTTGGGACCAATTTCAGATAAACTGTCAAGTGTAATATCAAATAAAGTTGAGAacctcaaaatttcatttaaaactaaaaattcaatcAAATCACTGTTtagtaaaaccaaagacaaaTTAGATAAATTAAATAAGAGTGGCATATACAAACTATCATGTGGTGAGTGTAGTACCACCTATGTAGGAAGGACAATGAGAACCCTTTCTCAGAGAATCAAGGAGCATGTCAGAACTCCAGAAAAATCAAACTTTGGCTATCATGTTAAATCTACCAATCATTCCTTCTCTCCTACTAAAGACAGCCAAATTTTGCATAACATCCCATCTAAAAACTATAGATTAATGAATTTGTTGGAGGACCTGGAGATTTCTAGAGAGATGAAGTCTAATCCTGATTTTTGTGTTAATACTCAGATCAATTTAAATTGTAATTATAAACCTCTCTTCAAGTATCTGTGGGAGACAGTTGAGTAG